Within Dysgonomonas sp. HDW5A, the genomic segment AGCTATACTCTTATTATTAGGCACTGCATATTATTTAAAAATCAGAATACAGAGGAGACAACTGGCTATAGCCAATAAGATAAAAGAGGAGCAGAAAGAAAAACTATTGGAGACAAAACTCAATTTCTTTACCAATATCACACACGAACTCTATACTCCTTTGACGCTGATAAACGGAGTTTGTGAGCAGATTCTGGAGTATTCGATACAGGATGATAAGTTGAGTAAATACACCAATATATTGAATAACAATGTAAATAATCTGAATGAACTTATACAGGAAATTCTTGATTTCAGAAAAATCGAAAATTCAGAATTTAACTCGAAATCAATAAAACGTACTCTCATATCGGAAATAATAAATAACCAATTAGTTTCATTTACACATGTTGCCAATCAGACAAGTATAAAATATACCGCAACGGTTCCTGACAATCTTTACTGGAATACGGATGAAGCGTATTTTAAGAAAATATTTACCAATTTAATCTCGAATGCGTTTAAATATACTTCCTCCGGAGGCCTTATCAAAATAGAAGCACTCATAAAGAATAACTCACTTATTATTAGCATATATAACACAGGACAAGGTATAGAGGAGTCGCAAAAGATGAAAATATTTGATCGTTATTATATTCTTGACAATATCGAAAAGAATGGATATGCTCAAATGACTTCAAGCAATGGACTAGGTCTTTTGATTTGTTACAGTCTTGTTAAACTGTTGGGAGGAGATATAAAAGTAAATAGTGAGATAAATGAATATGCTGAGTTTGTTGTCACTTTGCCCTTTCTGGAAATCGACAACGAAATTCCAGAAACAACGACAACAGAGACATTATTGAATAAAACAGAGAGCCAGCCTTATGAAATTACAACACAGCCAACTATATTGGTTGTTGACGACAATAGGGAAATTGTATGGCTCATATCGCAGATTTTATCTTCCGATTATATTATAAAAGAAGCAAACGATGCTTCGGAAGCTCTCAAAATGGTAGAGAATATTACACCCTCTCTCATAATACTTGATATTATGATGCCGGAGATAGACGGATTGGAATTAACCAAACGCCTTAGAGCAAATAAGTTTACAAAACACATTCCGATATTAATCGTATCGGCAAAAGTTACGGCAAAAGAGCAGGCCGAAGCATATGATGCAGGAGCCAATACATATCTGACCAAACCTTTTTCTTCGGAGTTGCTCCGTTCTGTGGTACATCGCATGCTTACCTCCAAAGGAGAACTGAAAGAATACTATGATTCACCCGAGAGTGCTTATGAATATTCGGAAGGAAAACTGGTACATCAAGAGGACAAAAGTTTTATGGAAGATATAATCTCTATTATAGAGGAGAATATCGAAAATGAAACCTTAAGACCCGAATTAATTGCCGGAAAACTGGGAATCAGCAGTCGCAGCTTGTACCGAAAAGTCAAGAAAATAACATTAATGCCTCCCAGCGATTTCATTAAAGACTATAAGCTGATCTATGCAGCCAAGCTACTGATTAATACAAACCTTACAGTCAAAGAAATTACCTACAAGGTTGGAATCTCCAATAAGTCTCATTTCTACAGAGAGTTTCTGAAGAAATATGAGATGACTCCGAACGATTACCGCAAACATAAGTCCTAAACTTTACCTATATCATAAAATACCTAATGAGTGTCATAGTTTACCATGTGCAAACTATGACACTCATTAGGTTAATTAAGATGGGGGCATCAAAAGCTTATTAACTAATATTGTGAAATCAACCTAAATAATGTAAATGCCGGTGTTGTGAAAACTAACCGCAGTCGCATTATAAATCCCTCTCAGTGTTAACACAATTGATAATTACCGTAAATTAAATTATTATGAAACAAAAATCTATGCCTAAAACACCGGATGAATTCAAGACGAACCATCTCTCGCGGATTTTTCACTTATTATTATTCCTGTTTATATTCTACTTACCCTCTTTCGCGTCAGCAGAATATAAAGAAGTTCAACAAAACGGAAAAACTGTAACCGGTCTTATAAAAGATCAACAAGGCGAACCTCTGCCCGGAGTTGTTGTTGCAGTAAAAGGCACAACCATTGGAACTTATTCGGACGAGAACGGTAAATATTCTTTAAATGTACCAAACTCAAACCTTACACTCACATTTTCATTTATAGGATACAATACGCAGGAAGTTGCTCTCAATGGTAAATCATCATTAAATATAACATTACAGGAGAATACACAGCAATTGGATGAAATTGTTGTGGTAGGTTATGGCTCACTGAAAAAATCGGAAATAGCAACCGCCGTCGTATCTATTAAACCCGACGATTTTAACTACGGTGGAGCCAGAGATCCTATGTCATTGCTCGAAGGTAAAATTGCCGGATTAAATGTAACCCGTACAAGCGGCGTAAATCCAAACAGCAGTGCAGCCTTTCAGTTAAGGGGTGTAACCTCTCTCTCGGGAAGCCAGTCGCCGCTGATTGTAATAGATGGAATACCTGACGGTAATCTCGATTTGATTCAGCCTGACGATATCGAATCGATGGAAATTCTGAAAGACGGATCGGCAGCCGCCATCTATGGTAGCCGTGCCAATGCAGGTGTAATACTTATCACTACAAAATCGGGAAAAAAAGGAGATCTACATTTCGAATATTCGACATTCATCACCAAGCATTATCTGGCAAGAACCCCCAGAGTGCTTACCGCCAATGAATACAGAGACCTTAGAAATGATCCCAACAATCCGAAAGCCGGGCAAATGGTTGATTATGGTTCTTCTACCGATTTCTATCAGGCTCTAGCTGATAAAGATAATTTGACACATACACATAATCTGGCAATAACCGGAGGTAATGATGCTGCAACATACAGAGCATCTCTGTTTTACAACGATTTTGATGGTATTGGTCTACAGAACGACCGCAAGAATTACGGAGGACGTATGTCGTTACATGCCAGAGGATACGACAACATGCTTACAGGCCAAATTAATTTAGCGATTAATCACGATTATAGAAACCGACTCGGAGATTCGGAAGGATTATGGCAAGCTGCTACCACCATGAACCCCACATTAGGGTTACATGATGAAGTGGAGCAAAGGGTAAATCCGATTAACAGAATGAATGCACATCGGTTAAAAAGAGACGGACAAAATACAATGGTCAGTGGTAAACTGGGACTGGAGCCTGTGAAAGATTTGATCTTCTCGGTGTTCGGTAGTTTACAAAGAGACAACTGGTTGGAAAGCGAATACATAAACGTAAATTCATGGGAGTCTAAACAATCGCATGAAGGACTCGGCTTTGCCAAAAAAGAATCGGAACAAGAAATAAAAGGAGCAGTAGAACCTACCGTCGAATATTCGAAACTTTTCAATAGCAAACATAGCTTAAATGCTGTTGGAGGATATAGTTTTCAATATACATTATGGGAAAGAACCAAAATGGAAAACAAAGGTTTTCTGAATGATGTTACCCAAGACAATGATATGGGTGCAGGAAGCTGGCTGGCTGCGGGAAAAGCAAAAATGGAAAGTGAAAAACAGGAAGATAAACTGATTGCATTTTTTGGGCGTGTAAACTATGCCTATGACAGCAGATACGTAGCCCAGATATCGCTTCGCCACGAAGGATCTACCAAATTTGGAGCAAACCACAAGTGGGGTAACTTTCCATCGTATTCAGTAGCATGGAATGCTTCTAATGAAGAGTTTATGAAAGGCGTAAATTATTTAAGCTTGCTCAAAATAAGATTGGGATATGGTGTTACGGGAAATTCTGGAATCGACCGCTATCAATCCATAATAACAATGGGAACAGGAGGCTTTTATCTTAGTCCGGATGGACGTTGGGTTCAAACTTACGGACCTTCAACCAACCCGAATCCAAACTTAAAATGGGAAATGAAACAGGAATGGAATCTTGGATTTGATTTTGGATTCCTGAAAAACCGAATCGGTGGATCGATAGATTTATATAAACGTACTACAAAAGATTTGTTAGGAAAATACGGTACACAACAACCTCCTTACATTTTCAGCGATATTTTTATTAATGTCGGAGATATTGCAAGTAAAGGTGTTGAGCTTACTTTAAATACAATACCTGTATCGGGAAAAGAATTTATGTGGAAAGCCGACCTTGCCGCCAGTTATACCGATAATACACTGAAAAGCCTTTCTAACGACCTTTACGAACAACCGTATATTCTGGACGGAGATATAGGAGGCATGGGTGATCTGGGAAGGGCTATCCGTGTATATCCGGGAGAGAGAATGGGTAATTTTTACGGAAAACGTTTTGCAGGATTTAACGAAGCGGGTAAATGGTTATTCTATAACAAGGATGGAGAGAAAGTACTTGCCGATCAAATAAATGACGGAGATATGGGAGTAATAGGTAATGGTGTTCCTAAATTCTATCTGGGTATGTCACACTATTTCAAATACAAAGATTTTGACCTGAGCATTGTACTGAGAGGTAAATTCGGATTTGATGTTTTAAATATCACCGATATGCAATTTGGCAATAGGGTAGCTTTACCTGATAATATTCTGAAAAGGGCAATCACAACACACGCCGACTTGAATGATACTTATCAATATTCTGATTATTACCTCGAAAAAGGTGATTTCGTGAAAATCGATAATATTACTATCGGCTATAACTTCATCAATAAATCAGGAAATAAAAAGATACCTCGCTTCAGAGTCTATTTCACAGGCAGGGATCTTTTAACAATGACAGGTTATTCGGGTCTGGATCCGGAAGTAAGAGACACGGGTATAAATACAGGACTTGATAAACCCGATCGCTATCCTGTAACACGCAGTTTCACATTGGGGCTTAATATGACCTTTTAAAGAATAGATGAGTATTTACATATCAAAGTAACAAATAGGTCTTAGACCTGAAAAGAAAGACATAAGATGAAAAAATATAATATATTCTCATACCTGCTAGTAGCATTTGCTCTAGTGCTCACCGGCGGATCGTGTACCGATCTGGACGAAAAGTTATACAGTAAGATTGGTTCCGATAACTATTACAACAATAAAGATGAAGTGATTTCGGCCATATTAAGACCCTATACACATGCAAGAGCATGGATAGCACCCACCCAACAGAACAGTTACTGGCGGCTGAACGAATATGCAGCAGATCAGATTGCCTGGACGACCAAAGGACGTCACGGATATGATGGAGGCGACTGGATCAGATTACATTATCATACATGGCACATTAGAGAAAGCACCATAACCAACTCCTGGAACTTAATGTATTCGGGTATGGGATATTGTAGCGATGCTGCCAATAATATAGCAAAACGTGATGCTGCACAAATGGGTATTACCCAACAGGAGAAAGACGAATTTGTGGCTGAGATGAAAGTACTTCGTGCATATCACTATCTTAAATTAATGGATTTATTTGGCAATATTCCGGTAGTAACTGAAGTAGGAACACCTGTAAGTCCCTCTAATATGCCCCGTGCGGAAGTATTTAAGTTTATAGAAACCGAATTACTCGAAAATATAGATAATCTACCCTTGCTTTCGAGCAAAAATGTAGGACGGGCAACTCGTGCTGCGGGATATGCCATGTTAGCCGAGCTTTATCTGAATGCCGAAGTATGGACAGGAACTGCCCGTTGGGACGATTGTATCAAAGCCTGCGACTACATTATGCAAAACAAAGCGGGTTCACAAATCGGAACTTTAGGCTTAGACTCGGACTTAATAACAACCTTCAGCAATACCAACACAACCAATTCGAAAGAAAATCTGTTTGTTTTGACTTATGATTACCAAAGTTCACCCAACAAATGCGGTTGGAATGGCGACTTTTATCATTTTGCTCAAAAATATATCTATGGAGGTCTTTCAAACGGAAACAACGGTGCAGTCGTAATTCCTTCAGCTTATGATAAATTTGCTGATAACGACTTGAGAAAATCTCAATGGATGCTTATCGGTCCTCAATTTTATTTCGATGATCCAACAAAGCCGGTTTTGGGAACAGAAGAATATAGCGGTCAGCAACTTACATTTGTAAATTACATATACAGAGCCAGCGAAGGTAAAACACAGTCGACTATGTACGATGGTGAAGAAAACAGCGGTGCTCGCTTTAATAAATACAAACCGGGTCCATCGTCCGACCCACATTATTGGAGCAACGACTGGGTATTGTATCGCCTTACCGAAATTAATTATTTCAAAGCCGAAGCTTTGATGCGTAAAAATGGAGGAAATGCCACACAGGAAGCTGTCGATTTAATAAACGCATGTCGCATCAGAGCCTTTTCCGATGCCGACTGGAACAGCAATAAATATACAACATCGACCCTTACATTAGATGAATTGATTGAAGAGAGGGGACGTGAATTTATATTTGAAGGCAAACGCAGAACGGATTTAATCCGATTCGGTAAATTTACCTCAACAGCCTGGTGGGATCATACCCCAACCGACAATAAAAATGTTGAAATATTTCCAATTCCTTACAACCAATTATCAACCAACGTTAACCTGATTCAAAATCCAGGATACGCTTCTGAATAACACAACTTTACTAAACTACAGATTCTTATTTATCAATCAATTACAGGATCTGTAAATTCCTGATATTACTGCTTTTCGATATCGAAAAGCAGTAATACTTAAGGTCTGAGACCTTTTTCGCTATTTTAGGAGGTGCAGCAATTACAATAAATTATGACATTGAATTCTAACTTTTACTTGATATATACAATATGAAAAAGGCAATCGCAACGGTAATGTTAACAGTACTATCGTTATCGGCACTAGCACAGAAATGGGAAATACCCGATTGGAAAAATTTCCGATATCCCACGATCCATTTTCTGGATAAGGCAAAAGGAACACAAGGGTCTAAAATTTACAATCGTATAGTACCCAACCCGAAAGCGTTTATTCAACAACATGCGCTATGGGTGGTACAAACATTATATTGGTCAACATCCGACTCAATCCCGAACGTAAAAGCGATAAAATATACACTCGAAGATATAGAGGGCATATCGGCAAAAGGAGGACAGCCTCCTGTTGTGAATATATTTTACAGTTCGCAATGGGTCGAAAAATCAGAATCGTCAGAAGGTGACGACAAAGTACTGTACGAAACACGAGGCGTATTGTATCACGAATTAACCCATGCTTATCAATTAGAACCACAAGGTATTGGAGGGTATCAACAAGGAACAGAATTCTGGGTATTCATCGAAGGGATGGCTGATGCGGTACGATTCCACAACGGATTCTTCCCTGTGAGTGATCGCAAACCCGGTGGAAACTGGATGGACGGATACCGAAAAACAGGCTATTTTCTTGAATGGTTAACCTGCAAAGACCCCGATTTTTTACGTAAATTTAATCGCTCCACTCTCGAAATTATTCCATGGAGTTTCGACAAAGCCATGCAGCATGTATTAGGCAAAAACGTTACAACTGATAGTTTATGGGCAGAATATCAAAAATTTCTGATTGATAATTAAGGAATCATCCTTTTTATTGTTTTGATGGATAAACCTATCCCAACTTACCGAAAAATAAAATACTATAGATATGAAATTAAGAATACTTACTATTCTCTTCTCTACTTTTTTAATTAGCGGAACAGCAGTCAGTCAAGAGCTTACATCGTATGTAAATCCGATGATCGGAACTCTGAAAATGGGACACACCTTTCCCGGAGCCTGTGTACCGCATGGTATCGTACAATTAAGCCCCGATACCGATACTATACCCCAAAATATAAACGGCAAATATGTAGCCGATGCTTACAAATATTGTGCAGGTTATCAGCACGATGATAAAACCATTGTGGGGTTCAGTCATACACACCTCAGCGGAACAGGGCATTCAGACTTGGGAGATATTCTAGTGATGCCTGTAACGGGAAAATTAAAATTGAATCCGGGTACAGCCGATAATCCCGACTCGGGCTATCGTTCACGTTTTTCTCACGATACAGAAATTGCACGTCCTGGATATTATGAAGTGAAATTAGACGATTATGGAATAAAAGCACAACTAACCGCCACCGAACGAACAGGTATACATAAATATACCTTTCCTGCAAACGAGAAAAAACAGATATTGATTGATCTGGCACAAGGTATCTATAACTACGACGGCAAAGTATTATGGGCAAACGTAAGGGTAGAAAATGATACTCTGATAACCGGATATCGCATTACAAACGGATGGGCAAGGGTAAACTATACCTACTTTGCCATTACATTTTCGGAACCCATAAAATCGTATGGCTATGAAGACAAAGAGAAACCTAAATATGTAGGCTTCTGGCGAAAATTCGATCTTCAACATAACTTCCCCGAAATAGGAGGACGCAAAATAATTACTTATTTCGATTTTGGAACAGATGCAAACCCAACTGTCGAAATGCGGGTAGCCTTATCAGCAGTCAGCACATTGGGAGCTATTCAGAATCTACAAGCGGAGACCGCAGGGAAATCATTTGACGATATCGTAGCCATTGCCAATGATAAATGGAATAAAGAGTTGGACGTTATCGAAATAGAAGGTACAAAAGATCAGAAGACCATGTTCTATACATCGTTGTATCATACGATGATAAATCCTTCGGTATATATGGATGTTGACGGACAATACAGGGGTATAGACCATAATATCTATCAAGCTAAAGATTTTACCAATTACACCATATTCTCGGTTTGGGATACATACAGAGCATTGCACCCTCTGTTCAATATTATCAATAGAGACAGAAGCAAAGACATCGTAAACTCGATGCTTGCTCATTACGATCAAAGTGTACACAAGGCATTACCCGTGTGGTCGCTTATGGGTAACGAAGGATGGTGTATGATAGGTTATCACTCGGTTTCGGTAGTGTCGGATGCTCTTTCCAAAGGAATAGATATTGATAAAAAACGAGCCTTAGAAGCGATGATAAGCAGTTCGAATGTACCATATTATGATGGTACTAAAGAATATCTCGAACTAGGATATGTACCTTATGATAAAAACTCGAATGGTTCATCTATCACTCTTGAATATGCTTATGATGACTGGACAATCTACAATACTGCTCTTAAGATGGGTAACACTTCGGTAGCCGAAGCCTATAAGAAAAGGGCAATGAATTATCACAATGTGTTCGACCCCCAAATAGGCTTTGTACGTGCCCGAAAAAGCGATGGTTCTTGGAAAGCCCCTTATAGTTTACTCAATACACACGGTGAAGGGTTTATTGAAGGAAATTCATGGAACTATTCTTTTTATGTGCCTCAGGACGTTAAAGGATTGATTGAACAGATGCACGGCGAAAAAGTATTTACTCAAAGACTTGATTCTCTTTTCACGATGCACCTACCCGACGAATTTTTCGAAAACACCGAAGATGTAACCAGAGAAGGCATCATGGGTAATTATGTACATGGCAATGAACCGAGTCACCATATACCTTATCTATATGCATGGACTTCTCAACCGTGGAAATCGCAATACTGGATTCGTGAAATTATGAATCGTATGTATCGCAACAGTATCGACGGTCTTTGTGGAAATGACGATTGCGGGCAAATGTCGGCATGGTATATATTTTCAGCAATGGGATTTTATCCCGTTTGCCCCGGATCGGATCAGTATGTCATAGGCGCTCCTTACCTACCCTATTTGAAAGTAAAAACAGCTCCTGATAAGAATCTGGTTATAAAAGCAAACGGCGTCAGTGACAAGATGCGTTATGTAAAATCGGTAAAATTAAACGGCAAGCCATACACCAAAGCATACATCACATACGATGATATAAAAGACGGTGGTGAACTGGTTTTCGAGATGACTTCTCAACCCAATAAAAAGAGAACTTTTGCGGAAGATGAGAAACCTTATTCGCTCAGCCAAAAATAATAGACGAAACGTTGTAGGGGCGTATTGCATACGCCCGATATTTGTGTGACGGGCGAATGCAATTCGCCCCTACAACTAAATGATACTTTAATCAAAAACACTAAACTATGAATAAATTAAACCGATATATAATCTGCCTTCTAACCCTATCCGCCCTATGCAGTTGCAAACAAAAGAACAGCAGTGCAGATGATAACCAAGAAGCCGATTTATCGTTGAACGCTTATGTAAACCCCTTTGTCGGAACATCGGGATTCGGGAATGTGTATCCCGGTTCTCAGATTCCTTTTGGAGGAATACAGATAAGCCCCGATACGGATAACGATTACTACGATGCCGCGTCAGGTTATAAATATGATCATCCCACTATAATGGGTTTCAGCCTTACCCATCTCAGCGGAACAGGCATACCCGATTTAGGCGACTTCCTTTTCATTCCGGGTACAGGTACTAAGAAATTTGTAGCAGGTACACACGAAAAACCCGATGAAGGGTATCGCTCCCGATACAGTCACGACAAGGAATGGGCATCACCCAATTATTACGGAGTCGATTTATTGGATTATGGAGTTAAAGCCGAAATGACATCGGGTATGCATTCGGGTATATTTAAGTTTACGTTTCCCAAGGCTGACAGTTCGTTCATTATGGTAGATATGGAGCATGTGCAAATGTTTAAAACAACATGGTCGCAACTCAGAATAGAGAACGATTCTACTATCTGCGGATTTAAATTAGTCAACGGATGGGGACCCGAACGCTATGTGTATTTTGTAGCACAATTCTCTAAACCATTCGCCCGATCGGGAATTATGCAAAACGGAAAACCTGTTATATATGATACCAAACGTTTTCGTAGCGATCGTATAGCATTCGGTACTAAAATTGTAGGTTGGTTCGATTTCGATACCAAAGAAAATGAGGAAATACAGGTTAAAGTAGCCGTTTCATCCACAGGAACATCGGGAGCTTATGCCAATATAAAAGAAATAGAGAATCAGAACTTTGACAGCCTGAAAAAGAAAGGCGAACTTTTATGGGCAAAGGAGTTAAGTCGATTCAAGATAAAAGGAACAGAAGAACAGATGAGAACGTTTTACACATCTGTATATCATGCTTCGTTGCATCCTTTTGTTTTTGAAGATATTGACGGTAAATACAGGGGATTGGATTCTAATATTCATCCGGCGAAAGATTTTACCAATTATACGGTTTTCTCGCTGTGGGATACATACAGGGCACATCACCCGTTATTGAATCTGATTCATCCCGATCGTAATGCCAATATGATTAATTCGATGCTTGCTCATTACGATCAAAGTGTGGAACATATGCTTCCTATCTGGTCATTTTATGGTAATGAGACTTGGTGTATGATCGGTTATCATGCCGTTTCGGTCATCTCCGATGCTATTGTAAAGGATATCAAAGGATTTGATTACGAACGTGCTTTTCAAGCTATGAAAACTACAGCCATGAATCCTAACTACGACCGATTGCTCGAATATCGCAATATAGGCTGGATTCCATTCGAAAAAGAACCCGAATCGGTTTCCAAAACACTGGAATATGCCTATGACGATTATTGTATCGCTATGGCTGCTCAGAAATTAGGAAAAGAAGACGATTATAATTATTTCCTCAACAGAGCCTTATCTTATCAAAATCTGATAGATCCCGAAACTAAATTTATGCGTGGTAGAGATTCGCAAGGTAATTGGCGTACTCCTTTTGAACCTATTGCCTACACAGGGCCGGGATCAGTTCACGGATGGGGCGATATTACCGAAGGCTTTACTTATCAATATACATGGTATGTTCCTCAAGATGTTCAGGGATATATTAACGAAATGGGTAAAGAACTCTTTACACAACGTTTAGATTCGATGTTTACGATGGAATTGCCCGACGATATACCCGGCGCTCACGATATACAGGGTAGAATAGGGGCTTATTGGCATGGAAACGAACCTTGCCATCAGATAATCTATCTTTACAATTATCTGAAACAACCGTGGAAAGCTCAGGAAAAAGTCCGTTATATCCTAGACAATCTTTATGGAGATAAACCCGATGCGTTGAGTGGAAATGACGATTGCGGACAAATGTCAGCATGGTATATTTTCAATAGTATGGGCTTTTATCCTACCTGCCCATCGAGCAATATATATGCTATCGGATCACCGGGATTGGAATTTATCCAAATGACATTGGGTAATGGCAAAAAGGTAACCGTAACTACCGAAAATTATAGTAAAGAGAATGTATATATTCAAGCTATGTACATCAACGGACAGCCTTATAATAAAACATATATTACCTTTGATACTATAAAAAACGGTGCTGAAATAAAATTTGTATTGGGTAATAAACCCAACCCATCGTGGGGTACGGCAGATGATTCTGTAGCTCCATCACTATCAAAACCGGGACAAACCTTAAAATATAAACCAGTAAACAAAATATCATGAAGAAAATCACATGTCTGATATTGACTATTATCAGTACAATCTGTACCATAAGTGCACAAAAGCCCACACCGGTGGACTATGTGAGTACATTGGTGGGAACATTATCAAAATACGAATTATCGACAGGTAATACCTACCCTGCTATCGCAATGCCTTGGGGAATGAATTTCTGGACTCCACAAACGGGTAAAATGGGTGACGGATGGGCATACGTTTACACTGCCGACAAAATCAGAGGCTTTAAGCAAACGCATCAGCCTAGTCCATGGATGAACGATTACGGACAATTTGCAATTATGCCCACAACGGGAAAAGCTGTATTTGATCAGAATGAGCGGGCAAGTTGGTTTTCACACAAAGCAGAAGTGGCAAAGCCTTATTATTATCGTGTATATCTAGCCGATCATGATGTAACTACCGAAATTACACCTACCGAACGGGCAGCCATGTTTCGATTTACGTTTCCCGATACTGACGATTCGTATGTAGTTATCGATGCTTTCGACAGGGGTTCGTATGTGAAAATTATTCCAAATGAAAATAAGATTATCGGTTATACTACCCGAAACAGTGGAGGAGTACCCGAAAATTTCAAGAACTACTTTGTAATCACTTTCGATAAACCTTTTACTTATTATGCAGCCGTGGGCGACAGTATCATAAAAAAGAACGAAACCGAAGTCAAAAAGAACCACTCGGGTGCAATCATTGGATTTTCGACAAAAAAAGGTG encodes:
- a CDS encoding GH92 family glycosyl hydrolase; this translates as MNKLNRYIICLLTLSALCSCKQKNSSADDNQEADLSLNAYVNPFVGTSGFGNVYPGSQIPFGGIQISPDTDNDYYDAASGYKYDHPTIMGFSLTHLSGTGIPDLGDFLFIPGTGTKKFVAGTHEKPDEGYRSRYSHDKEWASPNYYGVDLLDYGVKAEMTSGMHSGIFKFTFPKADSSFIMVDMEHVQMFKTTWSQLRIENDSTICGFKLVNGWGPERYVYFVAQFSKPFARSGIMQNGKPVIYDTKRFRSDRIAFGTKIVGWFDFDTKENEEIQVKVAVSSTGTSGAYANIKEIENQNFDSLKKKGELLWAKELSRFKIKGTEEQMRTFYTSVYHASLHPFVFEDIDGKYRGLDSNIHPAKDFTNYTVFSLWDTYRAHHPLLNLIHPDRNANMINSMLAHYDQSVEHMLPIWSFYGNETWCMIGYHAVSVISDAIVKDIKGFDYERAFQAMKTTAMNPNYDRLLEYRNIGWIPFEKEPESVSKTLEYAYDDYCIAMAAQKLGKEDDYNYFLNRALSYQNLIDPETKFMRGRDSQGNWRTPFEPIAYTGPGSVHGWGDITEGFTYQYTWYVPQDVQGYINEMGKELFTQRLDSMFTMELPDDIPGAHDIQGRIGAYWHGNEPCHQIIYLYNYLKQPWKAQEKVRYILDNLYGDKPDALSGNDDCGQMSAWYIFNSMGFYPTCPSSNIYAIGSPGLEFIQMTLGNGKKVTVTTENYSKENVYIQAMYINGQPYNKTYITFDTIKNGAEIKFVLGNKPNPSWGTADDSVAPSLSKPGQTLKYKPVNKIS